One window of Phoenix dactylifera cultivar Barhee BC4 chromosome 5, palm_55x_up_171113_PBpolish2nd_filt_p, whole genome shotgun sequence genomic DNA carries:
- the LOC103712163 gene encoding uncharacterized protein LOC103712163, which produces MHERGCGIMTTTMMLRRGGDLNLNSSVQACGDSIKEGLKQAMLQHEVILRNQVRELHRLYWTQKNLMHELCRQDSDVYSPRRASVESDGSAEEKRVWDVPSGLLMVNPTDARGNVHELRRNGMRNFDLELPAEEFTRDPGEESGGGYLGVKGSVSGENATNSGRLKANFGARVADDPNRGSCSNARVVIELEEEPLELESDGEANVISSSRFEAPVNNGVDKCGSPPTVSSDSVPAQNHSYVDHGERWEGQESTCHFADLNESIGEPSVKPSSQKQQTTFCKRMHIDLNIAQDDESIHSLPNIMPTFPSPSTSSSVVHRGDVWRESNNKCPKESESSNICPKESSMTIQHDLPSENSREKNVDWLFHGSQHAHPSFTQASAEGTKVSEYNDSQYGLDQKLEKCSAKDPAHSYRDLEEGFYSFSTRQFQYSVNPTALSVTGLHEPEDAKVDYLLAQPHSKNVNIDSRKPTLITTCSNDIEDNNLHASVGSTNLPPTVIRVLEDKQANQERSEEDTVSSHAVSRAENQQDEYVEESLIKKKPDHITGNSECTSPDKSVEEHAVLSIAADSGTTQDIPVAARFPGIKVPTPEASNNVHLLENSCNICKAKPEDNIKQQTTEAVEMDLVIVKAAERLLSISLENSTYPVYQVASNGQVEIKSKEGSDRPQYSSDSFETITLKLQEIRDDGQSRLAKPTENETGKDVHGVKLRRGRRLRDFQKDVLPGLISLSRHEICEDMHTIGYKLRRNRPSKSWGEKWFAPIRSRQSRRCSVVRRR; this is translated from the exons ATGCATGAGAGGGGTTGTGGGATCATGACGACGACGATGATGCTGAGGAGAGGAGGAGATTTGAACCTGAACAGCTCGGTGCAGGCGTGCGGGGATTCGATAAAGGAGGGATTGAAGCAGGCAATGCTTCAGCATGAAGTTATCTTGAGGAATCAG GTCCGGGAACTGCATCGGCTGTACTGGACGCAGAAGAACCTGATGCACGAACTGTGCCGGCAAGATTCCGATGTATATTCTCCACGAAGGGCGTCGGTGGAGAGTGATGGATCGGCGGAGGAGAAGAGAGTTTGGGACGTTCCCTCCGGATTGCTGATG GTGAATCCGACGGATGCACGAGGTAACGTCCATGAACTCCGTAGGAACGGGATGAGGAATTTTGATCTTGAGCTTCCTGCCGAAGAGTTCACGAGGGATCCAGGGGAAGAGAGTGGCGGCGGATACTTGGGAGTAAAGGGTTCTGTAAGTGGTGAAAACGCCACGAATTCGGGGCGGCTGAAGGCTAATTTCGGCGCCAGAGTGGCCGACGATCCCAACAGGGGGAGTTGCTCGAATGCCCGTGTTGTTATTGAGTTAGAAGAAGAGCCTCTAGAATTGGAGTCTGATGGGGAAGCAAATGTCATTTCCTCCTCCAGGTTCGAGGCTCCGGTCAATAATGGTGTAGATAAATGTGGTTCACCGCCGACCGTTTCATCCGACAGCGTGCCTGCACAGAATCATTCGTATGTGGATCACGGCGAGAGATGGGAAGGGCAGGAATCTACTTGCCATTTTGCTG ATTTAAATGAATCCATAGGTGAGCCCTCTGTTAAACCATCAAGCCAGAAGCAACAAACTACTTTCTGCAAACGGATGCACATTGACCTTAACATAGCACAAGATGATGAATCTATCCATTCTCTGCCAAATATTATGCCAACATTCCCTTCTCCATCCACGAGTTCATCAGTTGTTCACCGCGGAGATGTTTGGAGGGAATCAAACAACAAATGCCCCAAAGAGTCTGAATCAAGCAACATATGCCCAAAAGAATCCTCTATGACAATTCAGCATGATCTTCCTTCAGAAAATTCTAGGGAAAAGAATGTTGATTGGTTGTTTCATGGCAGTCAGCATGCACATCCTTCTTTCACTCAAGCTTCAGCAGAGGGTACTAAGGTTTCTGAGTATAATGATAGTCAGTATGGATTAGATCAAAAACTTGAAAAGTGCAGTGCTAAGGACCCAGCACATTCGTACAGAGATTTAGAGGAAGGATTTTATAGTTTTTCTACTAGACAATTTCAGTATAGTGTTAACCCAACAGCCCTATCTGTTACGGGCCTACATGAACCAGAAGATGCAAAAGTGGACTACTTGTTGGCTCAACCACATTCCAAAAATGTAAATATTGATAGCAGAAAGCCGACTTTAATAACAACCTGCAGCAATGACATAGAAGATAATAACTTACATGCATCGGTTGGGAGTACCAATCTGCCACCGACTGTAATCAGAGTTTTGGAAGACAAGCAAGCAAATCAGGAGAGGAGTGAAGAAGACACTGTATCAAGCCATGCTGTCAGTCGAGCTGAGAATCAACAGGATGAATATGTTGAAGAATCTCTTATCAAAAAGAAGCCTGATCACATTACTGGAAATAGCGAATGCACTTCACCAGACAAAAGTGTTGAAGAACATGCAGTTCTCTCCATTGCAGCTGATTCAGGAACAACTCAAGACATTCCAGTTGCTGCAAGGTTTCCTGGCATAAAGGTCCCAACTCCTGAAGCTTCCAATAATGTTCACTTACTGGAAAATTCATGCAATATTTGCAAAGCAAAACCTGAAGACAACATCAAGCAGCAGACAACTGAAGCAGTAGAGATGGACCTTGTGATTGTCAAGGCAGCTGAGAGACTGCTATCTATATCTTTAGAGAATTCAACATATCCTGTGTATCAGGTAGCTAGCAATGGACAGGTAGAAATCAAGTCCAAGGAAGGTAGTGATCGGCCTCAGTATTCTTCTGATTCTTTTGAGACTATTACTTTGAAGCTGCAAGAAATCAGAGATGATGGACAGTCAAGGCTTGCAAAACCTACTGAGAATGAAACAGGGAAGGATGTTCATGGAGTCAAGTTACGGAGGGGAAGGAGATTGCGAGATTTTCAGAAAGACGTGTTGCCAGGGCTTATTTCCCTTTCGAGGCATGAGATTTGCGAAGACATGCATACCATAGGCTATAAGCTTAGGAGGAACAGGCCCAGCAAGAGCTGGGGGGAGAAGTGGTTCGCACCAATTAGAAGCAGGCAATCGAGGCGCTGTTCAGTTGTACGGAGGCGCTAA